Proteins encoded together in one Geothermobacter hydrogeniphilus window:
- a CDS encoding ParA family protein encodes MQPYVVTIASEKGGVGKTTLATNLAIYLKALREDLPVTLFSFDNHFSVDQMFRIGNRQPTGDVYSLLTGTPLQELLETGEFGVQFIPSSLRLGELRERMSDPALLGNLLCQADLQGVVLIDTRPDLDEFTANALYCADRVIVPVKDAPSLENSRRLYRFFEHHELSRQALRILPCLVDSRIRYQEGPFTNPYQLLKAYALNRGYRCMEGFIAKSPKVESLNTNPEGKVYPILTHGRGTEVHLQLASQARQLLLDVDAADQRRLAEMAAALSTLLQRRQQGHRQRLERLSGRCLACGEQLPAAGIEGFYLETGDSNQAGFIESDCFTDMVFGSVYQGGRGKPSQNGMQELFLESATRSYFALAVPSGADGPVFFRFDEEGRELSSRPVATNTRDGLFNRGPSSLLKFWNRLEKQIPGEFALLRKGPDGQAEEILAGSNYRAFSQVKQLVGMRLQGV; translated from the coding sequence ATGCAACCTTATGTCGTGACCATTGCCAGTGAAAAAGGTGGAGTCGGAAAAACCACCCTGGCAACCAATCTGGCCATCTATCTCAAAGCCCTGCGCGAAGACCTGCCGGTAACGCTGTTCAGTTTCGACAACCATTTCTCCGTCGATCAGATGTTCCGCATCGGCAACCGGCAGCCGACCGGAGACGTTTATTCCCTGTTGACCGGAACGCCGCTCCAGGAGCTGCTTGAGACCGGGGAATTCGGCGTCCAGTTCATCCCCTCCAGCCTGCGACTGGGGGAGTTGCGCGAACGGATGAGCGACCCGGCCCTGCTCGGCAACCTGCTCTGCCAGGCCGACCTGCAGGGGGTGGTACTGATCGACACCCGTCCAGACCTGGACGAATTCACCGCCAATGCCCTCTACTGCGCCGACCGGGTCATTGTCCCGGTCAAAGACGCTCCTTCACTGGAAAACAGCCGCCGGCTCTACCGCTTTTTCGAGCACCATGAACTGTCCCGGCAGGCGTTGCGCATCCTGCCCTGCCTGGTTGATTCCCGCATCCGCTACCAGGAAGGCCCCTTCACCAACCCTTACCAATTGCTCAAGGCCTATGCCCTCAACCGCGGTTATCGCTGCATGGAGGGTTTTATCGCCAAGAGCCCGAAGGTGGAATCCCTCAACACCAATCCGGAGGGAAAAGTCTACCCGATCCTGACTCACGGACGCGGCACCGAGGTTCATCTGCAGCTTGCCAGCCAGGCCCGCCAGTTGCTGCTGGATGTCGACGCCGCCGACCAGCGCCGCCTGGCGGAGATGGCAGCCGCCCTGTCGACTCTCCTGCAACGCCGGCAACAAGGCCATCGGCAGCGGCTGGAGCGGCTCTCCGGCCGGTGCCTGGCCTGCGGAGAACAGTTGCCGGCTGCGGGTATCGAGGGATTTTACCTGGAAACCGGCGACAGCAACCAGGCCGGCTTCATTGAATCGGACTGTTTCACCGACATGGTTTTCGGCTCCGTCTACCAGGGCGGCAGGGGCAAGCCATCCCAGAACGGCATGCAGGAACTTTTTCTCGAATCGGCAACGCGCAGCTACTTTGCTCTTGCCGTCCCCTCCGGGGCGGACGGCCCCGTCTTCTTCCGATTCGACGAAGAAGGTCGGGAGCTCTCCAGCCGACCGGTGGCGACAAATACCCGCGACGGTCTCTTCAACCGCGGCCCATCGAGCCTGTTGAAATTCTGGAACCGCCTGGAGAAACAGATTCCCGGCGAATTCGCACTGCTGCGCAAGGGGCCTGACGGCCAGGCAGAGGAAATCCTCGCCGGCAGCAACTATCGAGCCTTCAGCCAGGTCAAGCAGTTGGTCGGCATGCGCCTGCAGGGGGTATAA
- a CDS encoding divergent polysaccharide deacetylase family protein, with protein sequence MASRRTQKKKQPAKARRSRAGGQGNGLRVALAVLFLGGFLLGSLLFLARMREHYQVPVKSPDTRLLLEDVRVELESAMLRSGASLQHLVARQRGEVTELTLSASFPSREVLDELRRRLGRLAGTIELQVDTSGRALAVLLDGRVRYRLFFLQTEAPPVPAGARVVIIMDDLGRDLQRVRQLLDIDLPVTLSILPNTRHAAEVATLAHRHKREVMIHIPMEPLAYPATSPGDNALLVKLSNGEIRKRFYSYLEKIPYAVGGNNHMGSRFTANAGKMRPVLEVMRGEGLFFIDSRTTGLSVAAAEARDIGVPVASRDMFLDNDRDVDRISLQIRKLALLAARRGSAIGICHPYPQTLEALRREQGFLRDRGVRVVPASALVQRPGTG encoded by the coding sequence ATGGCATCCCGTAGAACACAAAAGAAAAAACAACCGGCTAAGGCCCGACGATCCAGAGCCGGCGGCCAGGGCAACGGCCTTCGGGTTGCCCTGGCGGTCCTGTTCCTGGGGGGATTCCTGCTCGGCAGCCTGCTTTTTCTCGCCCGGATGCGCGAGCACTACCAGGTCCCGGTCAAATCGCCCGACACCCGGCTGCTGCTGGAGGACGTCAGGGTTGAACTGGAAAGCGCCATGTTGCGCAGCGGCGCTTCTCTGCAGCACCTTGTCGCGCGGCAGCGGGGAGAGGTGACCGAACTGACCCTGTCAGCGTCTTTCCCCTCCCGGGAGGTTCTCGACGAACTGCGTCGGCGCCTGGGCCGCCTGGCCGGTACGATTGAACTGCAGGTCGATACGTCCGGGCGTGCGCTGGCGGTACTGCTTGACGGCAGAGTCCGTTATCGCCTTTTCTTCCTCCAGACCGAGGCACCTCCCGTCCCTGCCGGGGCGCGGGTCGTCATTATCATGGACGATCTCGGCCGCGACCTGCAGAGGGTGCGTCAACTGCTTGATATTGACCTTCCGGTGACCTTGTCGATCCTGCCCAACACCCGGCATGCCGCCGAGGTGGCGACCCTGGCTCATCGGCACAAGCGCGAGGTCATGATCCATATTCCCATGGAGCCGCTCGCCTATCCCGCTACCAGTCCGGGGGACAACGCGTTGCTGGTTAAATTGTCGAACGGGGAGATCCGCAAGAGATTCTACAGCTATCTGGAAAAAATACCCTACGCCGTCGGCGGTAATAATCACATGGGGTCACGTTTTACCGCCAACGCGGGGAAGATGCGGCCGGTGCTGGAGGTGATGCGCGGCGAGGGACTGTTTTTCATCGACAGCCGCACCACCGGATTGTCGGTGGCCGCGGCCGAGGCCAGGGATATCGGTGTTCCGGTCGCCTCGCGGGACATGTTTCTCGACAATGACCGCGATGTCGATCGCATATCTCTGCAGATTCGCAAGCTCGCCCTGCTTGCGGCGCGCAGGGGCAGCGCCATCGGCATCTGCCACCCTTATCCACAGACGCTTGAGGCCCTGCGGCGCGAGCAGGGTTTTTTGCGTGACCGGGGCGTCCGGGTGGTGCCCGCCTCGGCGCTGGTGCAGCGACCCGGGACGGGTTGA
- a CDS encoding S41 family peptidase yields MRRFRKIRLLAILLTGVLLCGLWLTPNSGAEDDGEENPYRQLQLFTDVLSIVRKSYVEEVDLKQLIYGAINGMLESLDPHSGFMPPEVYREMRIDTKGEFGGLGIEITMRDGQLIIVSPIEDTPAFRAGLQPGDQIVKIEDRYTKSLSLMEAVKMMRGPAGSEINITVMRDSFDVPKKFTLIREVIRIHSVKSRMLDGQIGYARLTQFQEKTGDELHQALAALNKESGGAGLGGLILDLRNNPGGLLDQAVAVSDTFLSSGLIVYTEGREPESQMTFSAHAAGTEPNYPMVVLIDGGSASASEIVAGALQDHHRALVLGTRSFGKGSVQTIIPLADGAGLRLTTARYFTPSGTSIQARGITPDIEVHPLQAKESEEEQHFSEKDLAHHFATPPAAGDSEKVPAKSRLSKEDRSDYQLMRALDLLKGMKIFQAEKQAA; encoded by the coding sequence ATGCGTCGCTTTAGAAAAATCCGCTTGCTGGCCATCTTGTTGACCGGAGTGTTGCTCTGCGGCCTCTGGTTGACGCCGAATTCGGGTGCCGAGGACGATGGTGAGGAGAACCCCTATCGTCAATTGCAACTCTTTACCGATGTTCTGAGCATTGTCCGCAAAAGCTATGTTGAAGAGGTCGATCTGAAACAATTGATCTACGGTGCCATCAACGGCATGCTTGAGTCCCTTGATCCCCATTCCGGGTTCATGCCGCCGGAGGTTTACCGGGAGATGCGTATTGACACCAAGGGTGAATTCGGTGGGCTGGGCATCGAAATCACCATGCGTGACGGTCAACTGATCATTGTTTCACCGATCGAGGATACCCCGGCTTTCCGGGCCGGATTGCAGCCCGGTGACCAGATTGTCAAGATCGAGGACCGTTACACCAAGAGCCTGAGCCTGATGGAAGCGGTCAAGATGATGCGTGGTCCGGCCGGCAGCGAAATCAATATCACCGTCATGCGTGACAGTTTCGATGTGCCGAAGAAATTCACCCTGATCCGGGAAGTTATCCGCATCCATTCCGTCAAGTCCAGAATGCTGGATGGACAGATCGGCTATGCCAGGTTGACCCAGTTTCAGGAAAAGACCGGCGACGAACTGCACCAGGCCCTGGCCGCCCTGAACAAAGAGAGCGGCGGCGCCGGTCTTGGCGGGTTGATTCTCGATTTGCGCAACAACCCGGGGGGATTACTTGATCAGGCCGTTGCCGTTTCCGATACGTTCCTTTCCTCCGGTCTGATCGTCTATACCGAGGGGCGTGAACCGGAGAGCCAGATGACCTTCTCGGCACATGCCGCGGGGACCGAGCCGAACTATCCCATGGTGGTTCTCATCGACGGCGGCAGTGCCAGTGCTTCGGAAATCGTGGCCGGGGCGCTGCAGGATCATCATCGGGCCCTGGTCCTCGGAACCCGCAGCTTCGGCAAGGGCTCGGTGCAGACCATTATCCCGCTTGCCGACGGTGCGGGGTTGCGCCTGACCACCGCGCGTTACTTTACCCCCAGCGGAACCTCCATTCAGGCTCGGGGGATTACCCCTGATATCGAAGTTCACCCGCTGCAGGCAAAAGAAAGTGAGGAAGAGCAGCATTTCAGTGAAAAAGATCTCGCCCATCATTTCGCTACGCCACCCGCTGCCGGGGACAGTGAAAAGGTTCCTGCAAAATCACGCCTGAGCAAGGAAGACCGCAGTGATTACCAATTGATGCGGGCCCTGGATCTGCTCAAGGGGATGAAGATCTTTCAAGCGGAGAAACAGGCGGCCTGA
- a CDS encoding murein hydrolase activator EnvC family protein: MRFLLTGLLLLLFFSASVSGGEKLDDTRRDLQQLQQRIKTTNRQLAAKQAAARKLVSRLHRGDAQLRAARQHLQQARRQLALLTEKVADQQTAVNKARKNQRALEGQVRERLRVLYKGGDIRLVKVLFSARSPAAMAEEYHFLQRMVRHDRQLLEDYRRQVRLTETELKRLAELQRDQQRALAARREREKKLRQAQRNRQQLLARVRHDEEALAVLLHELEEKAARLSALVKKLEQDTVVTSAGKKTGFAGQRGRLPWPVRGPVRIGFGTGRHPELGTRYDSHGIEIGINGETPIKAVWDGSVIFAKPFRGYGNLLIIDHGDGYYSLYAQASRLLRKAGDRVERGEAIAVSGFEGSDVVYFEIRKGGTPQDPLRWLTRRHR, encoded by the coding sequence TTGCGTTTCCTACTGACCGGACTGCTTCTGCTGCTGTTTTTCTCAGCTTCCGTCTCGGGGGGAGAAAAACTGGATGATACCCGTCGCGACCTGCAGCAGCTGCAGCAGCGGATCAAGACCACCAACCGGCAGCTGGCGGCCAAGCAGGCAGCGGCCCGTAAACTGGTCAGCCGGCTCCATCGGGGTGATGCGCAGTTGCGCGCCGCCCGGCAGCATTTACAGCAGGCTCGACGGCAACTTGCCCTGTTGACTGAAAAGGTTGCTGATCAGCAGACCGCCGTCAACAAGGCGCGGAAAAATCAGCGTGCCCTTGAAGGTCAGGTCAGGGAACGGCTCAGGGTCCTCTACAAGGGTGGCGATATCCGCCTGGTCAAGGTCCTCTTTTCCGCCCGCTCTCCGGCCGCCATGGCCGAGGAATACCATTTTCTGCAGCGCATGGTGCGGCATGACCGGCAGCTGCTCGAGGATTACCGTCGCCAGGTGCGACTGACAGAAACCGAACTGAAGCGTCTGGCCGAACTGCAGCGGGATCAGCAGCGCGCTCTTGCCGCACGGCGTGAGCGGGAAAAGAAACTTCGGCAGGCCCAGCGTAATCGACAGCAGTTGCTGGCGAGAGTGCGACACGATGAAGAGGCCCTGGCGGTGCTGCTGCATGAGCTGGAAGAGAAAGCCGCGCGGCTCTCCGCTCTGGTCAAAAAACTGGAACAGGACACCGTTGTTACGTCTGCTGGTAAGAAAACCGGCTTTGCCGGTCAGCGGGGACGTCTTCCCTGGCCGGTTCGGGGGCCCGTGAGGATAGGTTTCGGTACCGGTCGCCATCCCGAACTCGGCACCCGCTATGACAGCCATGGAATCGAGATCGGGATCAACGGAGAGACACCGATCAAGGCGGTGTGGGACGGTTCCGTCATTTTTGCCAAACCGTTTCGCGGCTATGGTAATCTGCTCATCATTGATCACGGTGACGGCTATTATTCCCTTTATGCGCAGGCCAGCCGACTGCTTCGCAAGGCGGGAGACCGGGTCGAAAGAGGGGAAGCAATAGCTGTTTCGGGTTTTGAGGGGTCGGATGTGGTCTATTTTGAAATTCGCAAAGGTGGAACCCCCCAGGACCCGCTGCGCTGGCTGACGCGCCGGCATCGTTGA
- the ftsX gene encoding permease-like cell division protein FtsX yields MRKIIYFLLRALRNMRQSPFLCSAAISTVTVALVILAFFALIVINVQQLTRHWSRDVQVVAYFDHPPASPVLDRQLSGIRQYPEVESVAYISPRQAFKRFQVRLGDDADLLQGMANDFLPAALEVRLKEKYRNSAGVQRVVERLRRNKSFSDLRYGQEWLERFEAFLGLLRTAGLVLGGFLLFAALFIVSNTIKLTLYARREELEVMALVGGTPAFIKAPFLLEGALQGALGGLLALLTSFLFFSMVLKEDLGRLLLASGLGKISFLPPHWQILIVLLGCLLGLFGSLFSLRKFVRI; encoded by the coding sequence ATGCGAAAAATCATCTATTTTCTTCTCCGGGCGCTGCGCAATATGCGACAGAGCCCTTTTCTCTGCAGCGCCGCCATCAGCACGGTGACGGTTGCGCTGGTGATCCTGGCTTTTTTTGCCCTGATTGTCATCAACGTGCAGCAACTGACCCGCCATTGGAGCCGCGACGTGCAGGTGGTGGCCTACTTCGATCACCCCCCGGCCAGTCCTGTTCTCGACCGTCAGCTGAGCGGGATCCGTCAGTATCCCGAGGTTGAAAGCGTGGCCTATATCAGTCCTCGGCAGGCGTTCAAACGGTTTCAGGTCCGCCTGGGAGATGATGCTGATCTACTTCAGGGGATGGCGAACGACTTTCTCCCGGCGGCACTTGAAGTCCGGTTGAAAGAAAAATATCGCAACAGTGCCGGGGTTCAGCGGGTGGTGGAGCGCCTGCGTCGCAATAAATCCTTTTCTGACCTGCGTTACGGTCAGGAATGGCTGGAGCGATTCGAGGCCTTTCTCGGGCTGTTGCGAACAGCCGGCCTGGTGCTGGGCGGATTTCTGTTGTTTGCCGCGCTCTTCATTGTCTCCAACACGATCAAGCTGACTCTCTACGCCCGTCGTGAAGAACTCGAGGTTATGGCCCTGGTCGGTGGGACGCCGGCATTTATCAAGGCTCCCTTTCTGCTTGAAGGCGCCCTGCAGGGCGCCCTTGGCGGCCTTCTTGCCCTGTTGACCAGCTTTCTCTTTTTCTCGATGGTTCTCAAGGAGGATCTCGGCCGGCTGCTGCTGGCCAGCGGCCTGGGAAAAATCAGCTTCCTGCCGCCGCACTGGCAAATATTGATCGTTCTTCTCGGTTGCCTGCTCGGCCTGTTCGGCAGTCTTTTTTCCCTGCGCAAGTTCGTACGTATCTGA
- the ftsE gene encoding cell division ATP-binding protein FtsE, with translation MIQVYNLNKSYQKDSSAVRDLTLKVAKGEFVYITGPSGAGKSTLLKLLFAAEKPSRGQILINGQNLTRMNGKKIALMRRRLGVVFQDFKLINSRSVFENVAFPLEIQGKKRYEVSNKVYQVLKLVGLEHKIKRYPLELSGGEQQRIAIARALVIDPLVLIADEPTGNLDPDNTREVMELFKGANARGTTVLLATHDRDIIRRFPRRVLTLDQGRLVRDLTP, from the coding sequence ATGATTCAGGTCTATAATCTCAACAAGAGTTACCAGAAGGACTCCTCGGCTGTCAGAGATCTGACCCTGAAGGTCGCCAAGGGTGAGTTTGTCTATATCACCGGTCCTTCTGGGGCCGGTAAATCAACGCTTCTCAAACTTTTGTTCGCGGCCGAAAAGCCTTCCCGGGGACAGATCCTCATCAACGGTCAGAATCTGACCCGCATGAACGGCAAGAAAATTGCCCTGATGCGACGGCGACTGGGTGTTGTGTTCCAGGATTTCAAGCTGATCAACAGTCGCAGTGTGTTCGAGAATGTCGCCTTTCCTCTTGAAATCCAGGGGAAAAAACGTTACGAGGTCAGCAACAAGGTCTACCAGGTGTTGAAGCTCGTCGGTCTTGAGCACAAGATCAAGCGTTATCCGCTGGAACTCTCAGGTGGAGAACAGCAACGGATCGCCATTGCCAGGGCGCTGGTTATTGATCCCCTGGTGCTGATTGCCGATGAACCGACCGGCAATCTTGATCCGGACAATACCCGTGAGGTTATGGAACTGTTCAAAGGCGCCAACGCCCGTGGAACAACGGTTCTGCTGGCGACTCATGACCGGGACATCATCCGCCGGTTTCCGCGCCGGGTTCTGACTCTTGATCAGGGGCGTCTGGTCCGTGACCTGACGCCATAG
- a CDS encoding type IV pilin protein, whose amino-acid sequence MQRLKRQRGFTLIELLIVMSIIGILAAISVPSYKQSTVKARETVLMEDLYQMRHAIDAFFADHNRYPESLDELVTSKYLRGVPRDPFTGASDSWEVLPPEPTDDGELAEGGVYDVKSGSDKVGLNGIPYSDW is encoded by the coding sequence ATGCAGCGATTGAAACGACAGCGCGGTTTCACCCTGATCGAACTTTTGATCGTCATGTCGATCATCGGTATTCTTGCAGCGATCTCGGTGCCGAGTTACAAGCAGAGTACGGTTAAAGCGCGGGAAACGGTTCTGATGGAGGATCTCTACCAGATGCGGCACGCCATTGACGCCTTCTTTGCCGACCACAACCGCTATCCCGAATCTCTCGACGAGCTGGTGACATCAAAGTACCTGCGCGGGGTGCCGCGTGATCCCTTCACCGGTGCCAGCGACAGCTGGGAGGTTTTGCCGCCCGAACCGACGGATGACGGGGAATTGGCGGAAGGAGGGGTCTACGATGTCAAGAGCGGTTCCGACAAGGTGGGCCTTAACGGTATCCCCTACAGTGACTGGTAG
- a CDS encoding type II secretion system protein — MGCRYRVGHKGLSLIELIVTMAILAVLASAVLPMAEVTVKRTREIELQRSLRIVRNAIDAYKADFDRAVAEKKIIVSINDTGYPESLEVLLEGKDWGGLYPFKKRYLRRIPKDPFDRYNEGWGLRSLEDDPDSTVWGGDNVYDIYSQSDAIGLDGTPYNTW, encoded by the coding sequence TTGGGTTGTCGGTACCGGGTTGGACATAAGGGACTTTCCCTGATCGAGCTGATCGTCACCATGGCGATTCTGGCCGTTCTGGCTTCGGCGGTATTGCCTATGGCCGAAGTTACGGTGAAGCGGACCCGGGAAATCGAGTTGCAGCGCAGCCTGAGAATAGTGCGCAACGCCATCGATGCCTACAAGGCCGATTTCGACAGGGCGGTGGCCGAGAAGAAAATTATTGTTTCGATCAACGACACCGGGTACCCGGAAAGTCTTGAGGTTCTGCTCGAAGGAAAGGATTGGGGCGGGCTCTACCCCTTCAAGAAACGTTACCTGCGTCGTATCCCCAAGGATCCTTTCGACCGTTACAATGAAGGATGGGGTCTGCGTTCGCTGGAAGATGATCCCGATTCGACGGTCTGGGGCGGTGACAATGTGTATGATATCTATTCGCAGAGTGATGCCATCGGGCTGGACGGCACCCCCTACAACACCTGGTAA
- a CDS encoding secretin N-terminal domain-containing protein: MKQTWKQLALWGSLLLLLTGCAAQKAFESGEELVRQARYDEAVLKYSEALRENPDSQEYRMKLFDARSRAALDHLNKARKYRNEQQYQQAVSEYLQASSLDPSLETADQEMRRVQEILHADELVSEAEEFYKQRRFNQAANSIDQALLLVPDHARAMQLQAKIRRVGLTLIDGVELDVTSTQPITLKFKNAKVKDVFKILSKLSGINFIFDEDVERQQVTVFLEDATFAQALELLLKMNKLEKRVLNPKTVILYPKTKEKEKQYQDLIIQTFYLSNIDAKKAVNMLRTMLQLRKIYVNEQLNALVIRDKPQVIKLAEQILKAADRAEAEVVFDLELVGVSKTDLEKIGVSLSAYSAGLGFSKKDSGKIVDSTLGSSTDNLVSGLSNLETFYTLPSATFDFAKSLTSAEVLANPKLRVKNKEKAKIHVGTREPIITVTTSDNNTRSDNIQYVDVGVKLNVEPDIQLDNTVVTKLDLEVSSVIGEFTTESGTRALTIQTTTAQTAITLKDGERTILGGLLEDRSSKQKDTIPWLGDIPFLGSLVSGHDNSVQKREILLSITPHIVKNLDLPKADVSSIWSGSEDTFQVGPSFQAFAKDFDAQQKLPRPQNVPAVIPHEAMPAMELKLGDQGISPQARELLEDKAPETDKSVPAGTPARNEVPSAPSTPADEAPGEAGAAVPQAVPQAVPTDEKGPVDSVPQLSIPIPDVVSRAYFQGPKLIDAGQEFTLTVRVDGVEDLYSAPMFVSFDHQLLQFVRATEGSFLRSGGTATVFTTSPNQARGQIIVGYKQGAGGQGVSGDGVLYQLVFRALKPGTAKVNLQRINFRDPAGNRLKVTAEGTLVEVR, from the coding sequence ATGAAGCAGACATGGAAGCAGCTTGCACTATGGGGGAGCCTGTTGCTGTTGCTCACCGGGTGTGCCGCGCAGAAGGCATTTGAATCGGGTGAGGAATTGGTGCGTCAGGCACGCTACGATGAGGCGGTGCTCAAGTACAGTGAGGCGTTGCGTGAGAACCCGGACAGCCAGGAATACCGGATGAAACTGTTCGACGCGCGTTCCCGGGCGGCTCTCGATCATCTCAACAAGGCGCGAAAATACCGCAATGAGCAGCAATACCAGCAGGCGGTCAGTGAATACCTGCAGGCCAGCTCTCTCGATCCGAGCCTGGAAACCGCGGACCAGGAGATGCGCCGGGTTCAGGAAATCCTCCATGCCGATGAATTGGTCAGTGAGGCCGAAGAGTTCTACAAACAGCGACGCTTCAACCAGGCGGCCAACAGCATCGACCAGGCCCTGTTGCTGGTTCCCGACCATGCACGTGCCATGCAGCTGCAGGCCAAGATTCGCCGGGTCGGCCTGACTCTGATCGACGGGGTTGAACTTGATGTCACATCGACCCAGCCGATCACCCTGAAGTTCAAGAATGCCAAGGTCAAGGACGTTTTTAAAATCCTCTCCAAACTGTCGGGAATCAATTTTATTTTTGATGAAGATGTCGAACGGCAGCAGGTCACGGTTTTTCTCGAAGATGCGACCTTCGCTCAGGCGTTGGAACTGCTGTTGAAAATGAACAAACTGGAGAAACGGGTGCTCAATCCGAAAACCGTGATTCTCTACCCCAAGACCAAGGAGAAGGAAAAGCAGTACCAGGATCTGATTATCCAGACCTTTTACCTGTCGAATATCGACGCCAAAAAAGCGGTCAACATGTTGCGCACCATGCTGCAGTTGCGCAAGATCTATGTTAATGAACAGCTCAACGCTCTGGTGATAAGGGACAAACCGCAGGTTATCAAGCTGGCGGAACAGATTCTCAAGGCGGCCGACCGGGCCGAGGCCGAGGTGGTTTTTGACCTTGAACTGGTCGGAGTGAGCAAGACCGATCTGGAAAAAATCGGCGTCAGTCTGTCCGCCTATTCCGCGGGGCTGGGTTTTTCCAAAAAGGATTCCGGGAAAATTGTCGACAGTACCCTGGGAAGTTCGACGGACAACCTGGTCAGCGGCCTGAGCAATCTTGAGACCTTTTATACATTGCCGAGTGCTACTTTCGATTTTGCCAAGAGCCTGACGTCGGCCGAGGTCCTGGCCAACCCGAAGTTGCGCGTTAAAAATAAGGAAAAGGCCAAGATTCATGTCGGGACGCGCGAACCGATCATCACCGTGACAACCTCCGACAACAATACCCGTTCGGACAACATTCAGTACGTTGATGTCGGGGTGAAGCTCAATGTCGAACCGGATATCCAGCTGGATAACACCGTGGTGACAAAGCTCGACCTGGAAGTGTCAAGCGTCATCGGGGAATTCACCACGGAGAGCGGTACCAGGGCGCTGACCATCCAGACCACGACCGCGCAGACGGCCATCACCCTGAAAGATGGAGAAAGAACGATTTTGGGGGGGCTGTTGGAAGATCGTTCGTCCAAACAGAAGGACACCATCCCCTGGTTGGGTGATATCCCGTTTCTCGGTTCCCTCGTGTCAGGACACGACAACAGCGTGCAGAAACGGGAGATCCTGCTTTCGATTACCCCTCACATCGTCAAGAATCTCGACCTGCCGAAAGCGGACGTGTCGAGTATCTGGTCGGGGTCTGAAGATACCTTCCAGGTCGGACCGAGCTTCCAGGCCTTCGCCAAGGATTTCGATGCTCAGCAGAAACTTCCCCGACCACAGAATGTTCCGGCCGTGATCCCGCATGAGGCGATGCCAGCGATGGAACTGAAGCTGGGGGATCAGGGGATTTCTCCCCAGGCCCGCGAGTTGCTCGAAGACAAGGCGCCGGAAACGGACAAGTCCGTCCCCGCGGGCACCCCTGCCCGGAACGAGGTTCCCTCTGCACCGTCAACACCTGCGGATGAGGCTCCCGGAGAGGCCGGCGCTGCTGTTCCCCAGGCTGTTCCTCAGGCTGTTCCGACCGATGAAAAGGGTCCGGTTGACAGTGTGCCGCAATTGAGTATCCCCATCCCGGACGTTGTCAGTCGGGCCTATTTCCAGGGACCGAAGCTGATCGATGCCGGTCAGGAGTTCACCCTCACGGTGCGTGTCGACGGGGTTGAAGACTTGTACAGCGCACCGATGTTCGTTTCTTTCGATCATCAATTGCTGCAGTTCGTGCGTGCTACGGAAGGAAGCTTCCTGCGTTCCGGCGGCACCGCCACGGTTTTCACCACCAGCCCCAACCAGGCCCGGGGACAGATCATCGTCGGCTACAAACAGGGTGCCGGAGGCCAGGGTGTTTCCGGTGACGGTGTCCTCTATCAGCTGGTTTTCCGCGCTCTCAAGCCCGGCACGGCCAAGGTCAACCTGCAGCGGATCAATTTTCGTGATCCGGCCGGCAATCGTCTGAAGGTCACTGCCGAAGGAACCCTGGTGGAGGTTCGTTAA
- a CDS encoding type 4a pilus biogenesis protein PilO, whose product MKQILARLRAIWSFNRLWPLLVLALLVLDLLLYGFINLRVSPDLKRKERTFIELQARARRAQKLSVANQSPRQAFLKARRDLEKFQQRIPGRDGLSALVGEIYGFARDTGLDIKAINYQPKKSKGHDLLEYPLTFSISGEYRQVKEFISLIEQSPRLIAIDNLSLDSGGKDDGGVKLSIRMTTYFRLEPA is encoded by the coding sequence ATGAAGCAGATACTGGCCCGTCTGCGGGCGATCTGGAGTTTCAATCGTCTCTGGCCGCTTCTGGTGCTGGCTCTGCTGGTTCTCGACCTGCTGCTGTATGGTTTCATCAATCTTCGGGTTTCCCCCGACCTGAAGCGGAAGGAACGCACCTTCATCGAGCTGCAGGCCAGGGCGCGCCGGGCGCAGAAATTAAGTGTGGCCAACCAGTCCCCCCGACAGGCCTTTCTCAAGGCCCGGCGTGATCTGGAAAAATTCCAGCAACGGATTCCCGGTCGGGACGGACTCAGCGCGCTGGTTGGTGAGATCTATGGTTTTGCCCGCGATACCGGCCTGGATATCAAGGCGATCAACTACCAGCCGAAAAAGAGCAAGGGGCATGATCTGCTGGAATATCCCCTGACCTTTTCCATCAGCGGGGAATACCGGCAGGTGAAAGAGTTTATTTCCCTCATCGAGCAGTCTCCGCGGTTGATCGCCATTGACAACCTCAGTCTTGACAGCGGCGGCAAGGATGATGGCGGCGTGAAGCTCAGTATTCGTATGACCACCTATTTTCGTCTGGAGCCGGCATGA